Within the Zerene cesonia ecotype Mississippi chromosome 10, Zerene_cesonia_1.1, whole genome shotgun sequence genome, the region GATTCCCGACTTCCAGGACTTTATCAAAGACATAGAAGAAATGTATTGGTCTGCGAAAAGTATAACAGATGGAAAAGTGGCAAGTTATATTCCGCAGTTAGCTAGAGCCAATCCTGATAATTGGGGCGTCAGTATTTGCACGATCGATGGTCAGCGGTTTTCAATAGGTATGTTTGTTTAGGTTTGTTaagttttcaaacaaaagaGTTTCTGAATAACCTATTTGCTTTCCACAGGTGACGTAAATGTGCCGTTCACTCTACAATCTTGTAGCAAGCCGTTAACGTATGCAATGGCACTCGAGACTCTAGGACCTGACGTCGTACATCAGTACATTGGCACGGAGCCCAGCGGCCGCAATTTCAATGAACTCGTTTTGGATTATAATAGTTAGTAATAAATTCTCTGCATAACAATATGttcaataatatgatatgaacaattttataaatatgaatatgttatgaaaaattagCTAAATACCTCAAAATACTCTACTAATcccaaattattgtatttcatagTGAAGCCACACAACCCAATGATCAACGCTGGAGCAATTTTAGTATGTTCGTTGCTGAAAACTTTGGACAAGCCGGAAATGACCTTGGCCGAGAAATTTGACTATGTTATGTCATTCTTCAGTCGCCTCGCTGGGAACGAAGTGTTGGGTTTCAATAATGCGGTATTTTTGTCAGAACGCGAGGCTGCCGATCGTAACTATGCTTTGGGATTTTACATGAGAGAACATAAATGTTACCCGGAGAAAACAAATCTGCGTGAATGTATGGATTTCTATTTTCAGGTACGCAGCTGTCGTTTTACtcttttctatattttgtaagGGAAATTACGcaacatttttacaaataaaataataaatcattacttAAACCTATTAAATCTGagcaatcatttaaaaataatgcaaatgaAGAAATAGATCTAAACTATGTTTGATTTTTCAGTGCTGTTCCATGGAGGCTAATTGCGACATAATGTCCATTATGGCTGCAACACTAGCAAACGGGGGTATATGTCCTATAACTGACGAAAAAGTTCTGCGACCTGATTCCGTTCGGAACGTGCTCTCCTTAATGCATAGCTGTGGAATGTACGACTATTCAGGACAATTTGCATTCAAAGTTGGCCTGCCTGCGAAATCTGGAGTTTCAGGAGCAATGCTTATCGTTGTGCCAAATGTGATGGGTATATGCACATGGTCTCCACCATTAGATCCTCTGGGCAATAGCTGCAGAGGTTTGCAATTTTGTGAGGTATATAAagtgacaataatttatttttttcagaatGAAAAGTGATTCTATGATAACTATCATTGAACTTTTGTTTTAGGAGTTAATTAAGCGTTTCAATTTccataaatatgataatattcgTTATGCAAGTCACAAGAAGGATCCACGcagatataaatttgaatctaCTGGACTGAGCATTGTCAATCTTCTATTCTCTTCAGCTAGTGGTGACTTAAGTGCACTGAGGAGGTAACTATTAATTGAATACCTTAAATTGGTTACAAATGAATGTACActctttatgtaatttttatgtatttgtcaGCAATCCTTCTGATGAATCTAACCTACCCGCGCCAGTGCCCAACACTCCAGAAAAAGAATAACTTATTACCATAACAAGTAAAATTCCAAGTGCTTGGAACATTTAGTCACTgtcataattattcatatcttTCTTTTGAACTCACTATCATACTTTTGcagcaattataaataatatgctatcaaaattttctatgtatatCTCATTCTTGGTacttgtataatgtatatacatgcatttcaatttaaaatttcatgttCTACATTACATTgactttgtatttattcttGTATCGTTTTTATTCACATACGACATACAATGTTAAGCGCAATAATTTCGCTACTGCTTTTGACAAAAGCTTTTCTAGTTAGCAGTAGGATCTTTAACTATATTGggctttaattatattaaatctgtGTACAGGCACCATCTTTCTGGAATGGATATGACACTATCGGATTATGATGGCAGAACAGCATTACATCTCGCTGCAGCGGAAGGTCACCTTAGTTGTGTAGAGTTTCTACTTGCCCAGTGCAACGTTCCTCATGATCCCCAAGACCGTTGGGGAAGTCGTCCACTAAATGAAGCAGAAACTTTCGGACATGCCGCAGTCGTTCAATATCTAAAGGAATGGGAACGCACACATCCACTTGGTGTAGAATCTCAACCTTCTCCTTCTACAGTTGACGATATACTAGACGTGCAGCCACAAGCTGATGACGCAGTGAAGGATCCAAGCATTCAGGATATTGTTACCAGAAATGGagataaagtaaattaaacatttgtacAAAGAGCCAAAGGAATTGGTGCGTGTGGTGGTAGACTCTGCATAAGATATGTTTCAATGTGTACAgttctataaaatttcaacaaataagataatatacaCTTTGCGCCCTAAGAAATTATTCCTACTTACAGTGGTATAGAGAGCTTAAATATACTCTAGTTTGAAGGATTAAATCTTCATGAAATCAGCTCTATTGACAATTAATACTTTACAACAAATGTTAGTAGAtagattttacaaaatttgatcATTAATGAACTTGTATTCTGGTTTGTTTATGTAGACATTATAGATggaaattcatatatataaagacaCTCTGTAGCTTCTAGGTTTGTaggtgttatataataaaaataactgtagGACTACTTTCTTGTGTATGAGAAAGgtgattaattaatgtaataaacagATTAATCATCTAAATATGATAATGTGGTACTgcaattacttaattttaaggctgtgatcaattttatttaagtgttattttattgttcatatttttaagCTGTTTAAAGACAAAGTTTTATGTGAgctcattatataaatatcaataacaaatattattttgactaAATCTACATTTCgtaactattaattataaagaaaaataaatgccATCTTGTGATACATTATCTATGCACATTGGATTGAGATGTATTAATGGTAATTTGCGGTTAATATCAATAAGTTTGCTGAAAGTATTAAAGATtgcatttaaaaactattttttaatcaaatacatGTTTATTGCATAATATGCTTGTGAAATTTtggtgattttaattaattttgcacttattgtattgttataacaTACAACACAGATTCTATCTCGAAtatgacaataatattttaagaagaaATGTTACATTTCATAACATGTATGTTGTTCAAGTAAGTATGtcaattaaaactgttaagatgaataaatttagttttatttcaaatatggcagataaaaaaaatatatttagtaagaAACAGAtagtttcttatattatatttgtagtatactatacttatattatagtatatttttttttacctagaACCATTATCTACATCcacatatataaagaaaaaattagaCTTTTTATCTTTGTCTGTAGTGAGTGAACTCAAAAACTGAAATTTCTTTCACAAGGAGAAAGCTCAATGGACCTTGTTaagattaaaagtaaaattctgagtatatttgaaacatatttttaaaaggaagACTTCAAACAAGataatacatttgtaaaagaagtacattaataaaaaggaaaaaataattacttataaagcTATAAAGATAGCAATTTAAGTTAATGTGTGGTAAATTAATAACCTAGCCTATAACTAATTGATATTCAGTCATTCAGtcatcaaacaaacaaagcaaCCATTTAAAGATGAGTTTGATGgtgatgacattttttttttaagattattttgataagataTGAAAAAATCTGTGTACACATTCTTGTGAAACTAAAAATGGTTTCAATCTTTTCAcctttagtataaatatagaagaaaacaaaattcacacttactaacatttattactaatttttattaactataaaacaatatggATACTACTTATCTTTTTCACTGCTTGAACGAATTGGGGATGATACAATACCAAGCAATTTGCAGTCAGCTTCTAATAGTGTGAGATCGGTGCTTGAACCAAGAAACCTAGATGACAGCTCAAGGTCTTTAATTTGGACCCTCACTCTTGCTCCTCGGACATATTCCTGACCTCTGGAGGTTGGTCTGGTGCAAACACAGTGGAACTTCCAACCAAAGTCAATGTATAAATCATCTTCCActacatgaaatattttacctaTAACTATTTTGCCAACTGGATCTCCAAGCTAAGaagaaaatcataaaatacaattacaatttttttccacTCTTTTTTGAATAACATGTTAAAGATGGTCTAGTcgacaatttataaattcattagcACTAaaggaatatattaaatttcttataaggGAAAAAATAAGGGGGATATTTGTGAACTTACATCAACtagttttgaatttcgaaGAAGCGACGCAAAGGTAGGTGTCGGCGTGCTGTCCTCTTCCAATATATGGCTCTGTTTCTCAAAAGCTTTTGCAAATCCCCCAACCTTTTCAGGTGTTGCATTTTTTTCAACATTGTCAACATTTAAGACCCTGGATGTCGTACAGAGATTATGAGAGAACACCCTTTTAGTTTGCTTCAGTTGCCTACTTAACATTATCCAACTAGACATTGTGAAATGAATTATTCCTTTATGTTGCTTTTAGtgggtataataaatattataaaataattcccAAATAGTAAACAGCACTTCATAACCTTTACACTTCTGTCAAgtgtcaaatgtcaattttGGTCAATACACTCAGTACTCAATTGGCGTAAGAAAATTGTGAAAAGTGATTTCACCTTATAATGCCTTGCAccgtataatattatctgtacCTTCCAATTATTCCTCTCGTGGTTTCCTTTGAGggtaatcataaaatatttattttgtattttaaaactcaaactattttgattgttttttaatatgactaacccttaatttagaaattagttTAATACAGGCGttgtgaaatatattcaaaaaagcATTTTACTTTCAGTAATCAATGCTTAATAAacggtaaattaaaatttttataaaccttAATTTGATATCGTAACTGTATTtctattgcatttttatttttaacacaaaatgcCCTAATGAACTGTCACGTAAAACAGCCTAGGAAGCTATATATTACTTGAAAAAACAATGATAAAGAAAATCATAATTCATTCTCTGGTCTCTTTCTCTCTCGGTTAGTTCGAATTTAACTAAGTTTTCTCACTCCCTCttcttgtgtatatatttttgcgtAGTGAAAACACTCAAAATATTTGGATTATTGGATAGGTACTATATAAGTAAGTAGTAAATAGGTATTCTATGGAATGTGCATAGGGACTATAGTATATATGCTACCATTTCTTATTGACACTGgcaaatagatatattttcttgtcacaaagagaaaaaaaaaactgttttttcttcttctcttaataaaaaaaactatttcaatcTGTGCGTGAGACTGACTGATCGTATCAACAAATGTCAATGTGTCAAATTGTAAACACGCACTATTAACGTCATCGCGATGGTTCataattttagataataatatgttatgttgttaatacaaaagattttaattaaagaccAAAAATGACCGAAGATCAAGATGCGAAAGACTCTCATTCGGATTCAGGCAGCAAAACatttgttaacaaaaataaagataaaaaggcAAAACCTCATCGACCTCTGACAAAAGTAACTTGACAATGATAAAACAGTTGTGTTTTTCTCCTATTGAGTgccgttattattattattgtttttacttcAGATAATTTTACGACGATTGCCATCTACTATGACTGAAGAAGCATTTCTCGAGCAAGTGTCGCCAATACCTGAACATGACTATTTCTACTTTTCTAAACCTGACCCCTCACTTGGTAACAATGTTTACTCAAGGGCCTACATAAATTTCGTAAATGTTGAAGATATTTATCTCTTTAGAGATAAATTTGATGGCTACGTGTTTTTAGATGAAAAAGGTAAGCTGTACAATGTGTTACTATGTGAAgtgaatacattaaaaaaaaagctcaAAATATCTCAACAATCCAAATGTCTGGTCTGATCTGTTGTTTTCTTATCTATATAGGCAGTAAATACTTGCATCtggattatattaattattttgtatgatataGGTGTAGAATATGTGGGAATTGTGGAATATGCACCATTTCAAAGAATCcctaagaaaaaaaagaagaaagatCCAAAATGTGGAACTCTCGAAAGTGACCCCATTTACCAAGAATTCTTGGAAAATCTTACCAAGGAACAGGAAACTGACAATCAGCCTAAGCTTGAATATTCCTATCCCGTTAATGATAGTAAgtatatattcatacatacatcaGATTTTTACACaagttacaattatatattacatgaattttcaaataaagttaattttacacTCACATGTAagatacagataaataaagtattgttCTTTCCAAAAAATATGCGAATTTGATCCAGATCTCTAGTAATTACAGTTGATCCCAATTATATACCTTATGCATTGTAGTATCAGAACATCGATTTTGTTGGAGATTAAATAgagacttaattttttttttatttcttgaaatGTGAAGTTGAATGAAAGTATCCAAGTATATaacagaataatttaatacatttattttattatatatattatatattttgttataataggGTGTTCACGGTACTCACAAACTTTCTTAATAAACTAAGTGTGATTACAGGCAATGACAAAAAAGTTCAAACTACCCCATTGTTGGAATATTTGGCTGCTCGTAAACAGGACAAGCGAGGTAGAGATGAACGACGCAGGAGAGAAAATGATAAGAGGAAGATGAGGATTGAAAGAAAATCTAAAGATATATCCATCAAAGTAAGTACATGAAACTTCATAGTGATCATCAATCTGATTCCTGATTGTCCTGATTTTTATAACCCATGAGTggcttataaatatgttagtcATTGAATatgacataatatgtattttatatcagtttaatttattactgcGAACAAAAGAACCACTATCTATTATATagacattacaattttaataataatattatatttaatatctatcattttattctaagctatatttttgttgtaatagAAATATGGTGATCTTTCTGAAGATGAAGGCTACCATGATAAAAGTGATTttcttaacaataaatatagtaaacatTGCACGTGGTATGGAGAACAAAGAATTtaccataaaacaaaaagtaggACTGTAATAAAGTCTGAAGCAACTGATTTGAAAGCAAATCATGGGTCTGAAGATTTAATTAGCACAGATTCCGATTGGGACTCCCAATTTCCAGCTCTTACTATGAAAACACATAATACATTTACTCTGACTTCTGCAAAAGTTAATGATAAACAGGAAGCAATAGAGGGTAGTCAAAAATCTTGTGGTGACGCTTTTCTTAAGGTTCTGTCTAAAATTATTGGACTACTATATAGTGTTTCTGTATGTAGAATCGTCATTTTCAATATCATTAAACATGTACTGTTTTAATATGCTCATATTAATTAGATCTTTTCATTAAACTATATAGataggttttaaatttctgCCGGGGCGTAGTCAGATTTTAGATTGGAGTCAGAAAAAAAT harbors:
- the LOC119829748 gene encoding glutaminase liver isoform, mitochondrial isoform X3 → MRYISKCSFEDFVMASDGDFEKWRNSAPSFYAAQSIDTRYFSFVHNLDPAVREGSHKNADDVLFDMFKNEDSGLLPVGKFLAALRTTGIRKNDPRVKEVMHNLYKVHKESNFEGGSPETLKLDRKTFKEVISPNIVLITRAFRSQFVIPDFQDFIKDIEEMYWSAKSITDGKVASYIPQLARANPDNWGVSICTIDGQRFSIGDVNVPFTLQSCSKPLTYAMALETLGPDVVHQYIGTEPSGRNFNELVLDYNMKPHNPMINAGAILVCSLLKTLDKPEMTLAEKFDYVMSFFSRLAGNEVLGFNNAVFLSEREAADRNYALGFYMREHKCYPEKTNLRECMDFYFQCCSMEANCDIMSIMAATLANGGICPITDEKVLRPDSVRNVLSLMHSCGMYDYSGQFAFKVGLPAKSGVSGAMLIVVPNVMGICTWSPPLDPLGNSCRGLQFCEELIKRFNFHKYDNIRYASHKKDPRRYKFESTGLSIVNLLFSSASGDLSALRRHHLSGMDMTLSDYDGRTALHLAAAEGHLSCVEFLLAQCNVPHDPQDRWGSRPLNEAETFGHAAVVQYLKEWERTHPLGVESQPSPSTVDDILDVQPQADDAVKDPSIQDIVTRNGDKVN
- the LOC119829748 gene encoding glutaminase liver isoform, mitochondrial isoform X2, with amino-acid sequence MNTRQLRRIAVATKPLLKQQTSCICYRNYSQVRPVYVIERPKWRNSAPSFYAAQSIDTRVREGSHKNADDVLFDMFKNEDSGLLPVGKFLAALRTTGIRKNDPRVKEVMHNLYKVHKESNFEGGSPETLKLDRKTFKEVISPNIVLITRAFRSQFVIPDFQDFIKDIEEMYWSAKSITDGKVASYIPQLARANPDNWGVSICTIDGQRFSIGDVNVPFTLQSCSKPLTYAMALETLGPDVVHQYIGTEPSGRNFNELVLDYNMKPHNPMINAGAILVCSLLKTLDKPEMTLAEKFDYVMSFFSRLAGNEVLGFNNAVFLSEREAADRNYALGFYMREHKCYPEKTNLRECMDFYFQCCSMEANCDIMSIMAATLANGGICPITDEKVLRPDSVRNVLSLMHSCGMYDYSGQFAFKVGLPAKSGVSGAMLIVVPNVMGICTWSPPLDPLGNSCRGLQFCEELIKRFNFHKYDNIRYASHKKDPRRYKFESTGLSIVNLLFSSASGDLSALRRHHLSGMDMTLSDYDGRTALHLAAAEGHLSCVEFLLAQCNVPHDPQDRWGSRPLNEAETFGHAAVVQYLKEWERTHPLGVESQPSPSTVDDILDVQPQADDAVKDPSIQDIVTRNGDKVN
- the LOC119829748 gene encoding glutaminase liver isoform, mitochondrial isoform X4, which encodes MRYISKCSFEDFVMASDGDFEKWRNSAPSFYAAQSIDTRVREGSHKNADDVLFDMFKNEDSGLLPVGKFLAALRTTGIRKNDPRVKEVMHNLYKVHKESNFEGGSPETLKLDRKTFKEVISPNIVLITRAFRSQFVIPDFQDFIKDIEEMYWSAKSITDGKVASYIPQLARANPDNWGVSICTIDGQRFSIGDVNVPFTLQSCSKPLTYAMALETLGPDVVHQYIGTEPSGRNFNELVLDYNMKPHNPMINAGAILVCSLLKTLDKPEMTLAEKFDYVMSFFSRLAGNEVLGFNNAVFLSEREAADRNYALGFYMREHKCYPEKTNLRECMDFYFQCCSMEANCDIMSIMAATLANGGICPITDEKVLRPDSVRNVLSLMHSCGMYDYSGQFAFKVGLPAKSGVSGAMLIVVPNVMGICTWSPPLDPLGNSCRGLQFCEELIKRFNFHKYDNIRYASHKKDPRRYKFESTGLSIVNLLFSSASGDLSALRRHHLSGMDMTLSDYDGRTALHLAAAEGHLSCVEFLLAQCNVPHDPQDRWGSRPLNEAETFGHAAVVQYLKEWERTHPLGVESQPSPSTVDDILDVQPQADDAVKDPSIQDIVTRNGDKVN
- the LOC119829748 gene encoding glutaminase liver isoform, mitochondrial isoform X1, with amino-acid sequence MNTRQLRRIAVATKPLLKQQTSCICYRNYSQVRPVYVIERPKWRNSAPSFYAAQSIDTRYFSFVHNLDPAVREGSHKNADDVLFDMFKNEDSGLLPVGKFLAALRTTGIRKNDPRVKEVMHNLYKVHKESNFEGGSPETLKLDRKTFKEVISPNIVLITRAFRSQFVIPDFQDFIKDIEEMYWSAKSITDGKVASYIPQLARANPDNWGVSICTIDGQRFSIGDVNVPFTLQSCSKPLTYAMALETLGPDVVHQYIGTEPSGRNFNELVLDYNMKPHNPMINAGAILVCSLLKTLDKPEMTLAEKFDYVMSFFSRLAGNEVLGFNNAVFLSEREAADRNYALGFYMREHKCYPEKTNLRECMDFYFQCCSMEANCDIMSIMAATLANGGICPITDEKVLRPDSVRNVLSLMHSCGMYDYSGQFAFKVGLPAKSGVSGAMLIVVPNVMGICTWSPPLDPLGNSCRGLQFCEELIKRFNFHKYDNIRYASHKKDPRRYKFESTGLSIVNLLFSSASGDLSALRRHHLSGMDMTLSDYDGRTALHLAAAEGHLSCVEFLLAQCNVPHDPQDRWGSRPLNEAETFGHAAVVQYLKEWERTHPLGVESQPSPSTVDDILDVQPQADDAVKDPSIQDIVTRNGDKVN
- the LOC119829480 gene encoding 28S ribosomal protein S28, mitochondrial, producing the protein MSSWIMLSRQLKQTKRVFSHNLCTTSRVLNVDNVEKNATPEKVGGFAKAFEKQSHILEEDSTPTPTFASLLRNSKLVDLGDPVGKIVIGKIFHVVEDDLYIDFGWKFHCVCTRPTSRGQEYVRGARVRVQIKDLELSSRFLGSSTDLTLLEADCKLLGIVSSPIRSSSEKDK